A window of the Chitinispirillales bacterium genome harbors these coding sequences:
- a CDS encoding 3'-5' exonuclease, with the protein MKSFVSIDFETANQYRSICSVGVVIVENGIITDKFYKLVKPEPNFFCYWATDCHGLTKSDTENAKIFPDVWAKITEKIKDFPLVAHNSPFDEGCLRANYAQYDMEYPNYQFYCTLRKARQKFPNLPNHQLHTVSEYLGFRLDNHHHALADAEACAYIALKIFK; encoded by the coding sequence ATGAAATCATTTGTCTCCATAGATTTTGAAACCGCCAATCAATACAGAAGTATTTGTAGTGTGGGCGTTGTAATTGTAGAAAACGGCATAATTACCGACAAATTTTACAAGTTGGTAAAGCCCGAACCTAATTTTTTCTGCTATTGGGCAACCGACTGCCACGGTTTGACAAAATCGGACACAGAAAACGCAAAAATATTTCCAGATGTTTGGGCAAAAATAACCGAAAAAATTAAAGATTTTCCGTTGGTTGCACACAATAGTCCTTTTGATGAAGGCTGTTTAAGAGCAAATTACGCACAGTACGATATGGAATATCCGAACTATCAATTTTATTGTACTTTGCGAAAAGCAAGACAAAAATTTCCAAATTTGCCAAACCACCAATTACACACCGTTTCGGAATATTTGGGATTTAGACTTGACAATCACCACCACGCATTGGCAGACGCTGAAGCGTGTGCATATATTGCATTAAAAATTTTCAAATAA